One window of Candidatus Nitrospira kreftii genomic DNA carries:
- a CDS encoding hypothetical protein (conserved protein of unknown function), producing the protein MLKKFVLVTRGRTGSTAVLDELGKSSRLCTTQELFLRQPTSAKNWNHYYSLLPPFDLWKQQGGWWKRRFPYYDSDRQQARRYLVHAETLAHRKGVEGFGWKVLSHQFEERPFLSELLERHGYRAIYLRRNSVRQVLSGMVANQRGIYNSLEKIVDERRYHIEIDRFQWLVRWERECLKNDCVGLATAGFDFIEISYEDFCADRHAFYANIFHFLNLPMELPPASDFVKVIDDPKSVIENYDEVSAAAVALGEAL; encoded by the coding sequence ATGCTGAAAAAGTTTGTACTTGTAACTCGTGGACGAACTGGTTCAACCGCGGTCCTTGATGAACTTGGCAAATCTAGTCGCTTATGTACAACTCAGGAGTTGTTTCTTCGACAGCCGACTAGTGCGAAGAATTGGAATCATTATTACAGCTTATTGCCGCCCTTTGATCTATGGAAACAGCAGGGCGGATGGTGGAAACGAAGGTTCCCCTACTATGACAGCGACCGACAACAGGCGCGTCGCTACCTGGTGCATGCGGAAACGTTAGCGCATCGTAAGGGTGTGGAAGGATTTGGCTGGAAGGTGTTGAGCCACCAGTTCGAAGAGAGACCATTTCTGAGCGAGTTGCTTGAGCGGCATGGCTACCGTGCTATTTATCTGCGGCGCAATAGTGTTCGCCAAGTACTTTCTGGCATGGTGGCCAATCAGCGCGGGATTTATAACAGTCTTGAAAAAATTGTGGATGAGCGCAGGTACCATATTGAGATTGATAGATTCCAATGGCTTGTGCGGTGGGAGCGAGAATGCTTAAAAAATGATTGTGTCGGGCTAGCCACAGCGGGATTCGATTTTATTGAGATAAGTTATGAGGATTTTTGCGCGGATCGTCACGCGTTCTATGCCAATATTTTCCACTTTCTCAATTTGCCGATGGAGCTGCCCCCCGCGAGCGATTTTGTCAAAGTGATAGATGATCCCAAATCGGTTATTGAAAATTATGATGAGGTCTCTGCTGCTGCCGTAGCCTTGGGTGAAGCGCTATAA
- a CDS encoding dTDP-glucose pyrophosphorylase (glucose-1-phosphate thymidylyltransferase) has protein sequence MSVRKGIILAGGAGSRLHPATLAISKQLLPVFDKPMIYYPLSTLMLGGIRDILIISTPQDTPRFEQLLGTGKQWGLNLSYAVQPSPDGLAQAFIIGESFIGNDLSALVLGDNIFYGHDFHCLLGNAMARTEGATVFAYHVQDPERYGVVDFDSNGKVRSLEEKPKQPKSNYAVTGLYFYDQHVVDLAKRLKPSLRGELEITDLNRIYLEQAQLNVEVMGRGYAWLDTGTHESLLEASQFIATLENRQGLKVACPEEIAFRQQWVDAVQLEKLAQPLTKNGYGQYLLRVLKEPTLR, from the coding sequence ATGAGCGTACGCAAAGGCATCATCCTCGCCGGTGGAGCCGGGAGCCGATTGCACCCAGCCACGCTGGCCATCAGCAAACAGCTGTTGCCGGTATTCGACAAGCCGATGATCTATTACCCGCTTAGCACCCTGATGCTTGGGGGAATACGGGATATCCTCATCATTTCCACTCCACAAGACACGCCTAGATTCGAGCAACTGCTCGGCACGGGGAAACAGTGGGGCCTGAACCTGAGCTATGCAGTACAGCCTTCGCCCGATGGGCTGGCGCAAGCGTTCATCATCGGAGAATCCTTCATCGGAAATGATCTTTCTGCTCTGGTATTGGGCGACAATATATTTTACGGCCATGATTTTCACTGCTTGCTGGGTAATGCCATGGCTCGCACCGAAGGCGCGACCGTGTTTGCCTATCATGTACAGGATCCTGAACGTTACGGTGTTGTCGATTTCGACTCAAACGGTAAAGTGAGATCGTTGGAAGAAAAGCCAAAACAACCGAAATCAAACTATGCCGTTACCGGCCTGTATTTCTACGATCAACATGTTGTTGACCTGGCCAAACGCCTGAAGCCTTCCCTGCGCGGCGAACTGGAGATTACGGATCTGAACCGCATCTATCTGGAACAAGCCCAGTTGAATGTCGAAGTCATGGGCCGAGGCTATGCTTGGCTGGATACTGGGACCCATGAATCGCTGCTTGAGGCGAGCCAGTTCATTGCCACACTTGAAAACCGACAAGGCTTGAAGGTGGCATGTCCTGAAGAAATCGCCTTCAGACAACAATGGGTTGATGCTGTCCAACTGGAAAAGCTTGCACAGCCCTTGACCAAAAACGGTTACGGACAGTACCTGCTCCGGGTGCTCAAGGAGCCTACACTTCGATGA
- a CDS encoding ABC transporter, whose product MSSISVENLSIKFQIYHDKSPSLKNYFASLLKRGNKPAYSDFWAVKDVSLEIKAGERVGIVGRNGAGKSTLLKALCRIYEPSLGRIHVDGRVAPLLEIGAGFHPEFTGRENIYLNGSILGFTNHQLREIEPEVIAFAELEEFIDTPVKYYSTGMYMRLAFSLATSVHPDILVLDEIFAGGDAGFVVKARARMHDMIDKANIMIMVSHDHKLVKALCNRVIWMDHGRLISDGTPEDIVERYLAGRVQVPSVTCHG is encoded by the coding sequence ATGTCAAGCATCAGCGTTGAGAATTTATCGATCAAGTTCCAGATTTACCACGACAAGTCGCCGTCGCTTAAGAATTACTTTGCCAGCCTACTTAAGCGGGGGAATAAGCCTGCATACTCGGATTTCTGGGCAGTGAAAGATGTCTCATTAGAAATAAAGGCCGGGGAGCGCGTTGGTATTGTTGGGCGCAATGGCGCAGGCAAAAGCACTTTGCTGAAGGCCCTGTGTAGGATTTATGAGCCGTCATTAGGACGCATTCATGTCGATGGTCGTGTAGCGCCGTTACTGGAAATAGGGGCTGGTTTCCACCCCGAATTCACTGGCCGAGAAAATATCTATTTAAACGGCTCAATTCTCGGGTTCACCAACCATCAACTGCGTGAAATCGAGCCAGAGGTCATCGCTTTTGCGGAACTAGAAGAATTCATCGACACGCCGGTCAAGTATTACTCGACCGGCATGTACATGAGGTTGGCATTCTCTCTCGCTACGTCGGTGCATCCGGACATACTGGTTCTCGACGAAATTTTCGCTGGTGGGGATGCAGGCTTTGTTGTGAAGGCAAGGGCGAGAATGCACGACATGATTGACAAGGCCAACATCATGATCATGGTTTCACACGATCACAAGTTAGTGAAGGCGCTTTGTAACCGTGTCATCTGGATGGATCACGGCAGGTTGATCTCAGATGGCACACCGGAGGATATTGTGGAACGTTATTTGGCTGGGCGGGTTCAAGTTCCAAGTGTCACGTGCCACGGATAA
- a CDS encoding putative sugar O-methyltransferase: protein MANLSGPLTLSNPFTRFDLLGDKELFYSIVSDMIEHGGELAPSDHWNWKLGDWHAELPNDTTGYTAELFDRNYSQLKMMLNPWIGITGMKLVDEDSVARYECFLRSVEHLGLLPDDILSYGRANGWRETDLGTVMDVNLIRAFSDHQQAPRIAVCEVGGGYGRLAEVLMMGLWDSMHYVLVDAVPGSLMYAYLYVKTQLPHLQVGAYFKGDRYHENYDCYIMPAWHSHLLGSSSFDICVNIESMQEMEQHHVDYYLKLFDRLTTMDGQIYLSNARDYVFKGKWAIPNHWETVFLNNTPRSWTADHPTHILHKKSGDFSKRRSVLEGIFKQQVECWHKDRLIAEQKQHLSDRDRICAELQQTINSLNGESTKSEFPQAMRRILSRFIR, encoded by the coding sequence ATGGCGAATTTGAGCGGACCGTTGACATTAAGCAATCCATTCACTCGGTTTGATTTACTTGGAGATAAAGAATTATTTTATTCTATTGTTTCTGACATGATTGAACACGGCGGTGAACTTGCGCCGTCCGATCATTGGAATTGGAAGTTAGGCGACTGGCATGCTGAACTGCCTAACGATACGACCGGCTATACTGCGGAGCTCTTCGATAGAAATTATAGCCAACTCAAAATGATGCTCAATCCGTGGATTGGGATCACTGGCATGAAGCTTGTGGATGAAGATTCTGTTGCGAGATATGAATGTTTTCTAAGGTCTGTCGAGCACTTAGGATTGTTACCCGATGACATCTTATCTTACGGACGAGCCAATGGCTGGAGAGAGACGGATCTGGGTACTGTGATGGACGTCAACCTAATTAGAGCATTTTCCGATCATCAGCAGGCTCCCAGAATAGCAGTTTGTGAGGTGGGCGGTGGGTATGGGCGACTTGCAGAGGTACTGATGATGGGATTATGGGATTCGATGCATTATGTTCTAGTTGATGCAGTGCCTGGCTCCCTAATGTACGCGTATTTGTACGTCAAAACTCAACTGCCTCACCTTCAGGTTGGTGCATATTTCAAAGGTGACCGCTACCATGAAAACTACGACTGTTACATAATGCCCGCTTGGCACAGCCATTTGCTTGGGAGTTCAAGTTTTGATATTTGCGTGAATATTGAAAGCATGCAGGAGATGGAACAGCACCATGTCGATTATTATCTAAAGTTGTTTGATCGATTAACAACGATGGACGGGCAAATTTATTTATCTAATGCACGGGACTATGTGTTTAAGGGGAAATGGGCGATTCCTAATCACTGGGAGACGGTATTTTTGAATAATACCCCGAGGTCTTGGACTGCTGATCACCCCACCCATATATTGCACAAGAAAAGTGGAGACTTTTCCAAGAGGCGGTCGGTTTTAGAAGGAATTTTTAAACAACAAGTTGAATGTTGGCATAAAGATCGGCTTATAGCGGAGCAAAAACAGCATCTTTCGGATAGAGACAGAATTTGCGCTGAGCTGCAGCAGACCATCAATAGCTTGAATGGCGAGTCAACGAAAAGCGAATTTCCTCAAGCAATGCGTCGTATTTTGAGCCGTTTCATTCGGTGA
- a CDS encoding N-acetyltransferase — MTSIHPSSYVSPEAKIGNEVEVGPFSIIHANVILGDRVKVGAYCELGIPTRLGDGTPLLIGADSLIRSYSVFYESSSFGAGLMTGHRVTVREATTAGVGFQIGTSSEIQGDCAVGDYVRFQSSVFVGKRTTIGNFVWILPRVVLTNDPTPPSTVEIGCTIEDYASIAAASVVLPGVIVGQHSLVAAQACVTKNVPPGMIVAGVPARVVGEAKCLKLRDGTSRPAYPWTRHFTRGYPPSVSADWTAESGEEP, encoded by the coding sequence ATGACATCCATACATCCATCTTCTTATGTTTCGCCAGAAGCGAAAATTGGTAATGAAGTTGAAGTCGGCCCATTCTCAATTATTCATGCGAACGTGATTTTGGGTGATCGGGTCAAGGTAGGTGCGTATTGCGAGCTAGGGATACCAACTCGATTGGGTGATGGTACGCCGCTGCTTATTGGTGCCGACTCATTAATTCGATCGTATTCAGTCTTCTACGAGTCATCTTCGTTTGGAGCTGGTCTAATGACAGGTCATCGGGTAACGGTTAGAGAAGCAACGACAGCAGGTGTTGGTTTTCAAATAGGCACGTCGAGTGAGATTCAAGGTGATTGTGCTGTAGGAGATTATGTTCGTTTTCAGTCAAGCGTATTTGTCGGAAAAAGAACTACAATCGGCAACTTTGTTTGGATATTGCCTCGAGTGGTGCTTACCAATGACCCCACTCCACCGAGTACTGTAGAGATTGGCTGCACCATTGAAGACTATGCAAGTATCGCCGCTGCATCAGTAGTGTTACCAGGAGTAATCGTCGGGCAACACTCATTGGTTGCAGCCCAAGCATGTGTCACAAAGAATGTTCCGCCTGGCATGATCGTTGCCGGTGTGCCGGCACGCGTAGTTGGAGAAGCAAAATGCCTCAAATTGCGCGATGGTACCAGTAGGCCAGCATACCCTTGGACACGTCACTTTACACGTGGTTACCCTCCATCAGTAAGCGCCGATTGGACGGCAGAGAGCGGAGAAGAGCCATGA
- a CDS encoding dTDP-3-amino-3,6-dideoxy-alpha-D-galactopyranose transaminase, whose product MKSIPFLDLGRLHQSIRGPLEEAYRRVIDSGWFIMGPELVSFEAEFANYSEVKHCIGVGNGLEALHLLLRAYDIGPGDEVIVPSNTFIATWLAVTECGATPVPVEPSIDTHNIDPALIANSVTSRTRAIIPVHLYGQPADMDPINAIAANHSLVVIEDAAQAQGARYKGRRAGSLGHAAATSFYPGKNLGALGDGGAVLTNDNVIAEKVKQLRNYGSKVKYQHDLAGYNSRLDEIQAAFLRVKLAVLDEWNARRREVADGYSKLLIDTDIVTPIVPQYAEPVWHLYVIRGKQRDALKLYLEQQGISTVIHYPVPPHRQACYQGFRGHNLPITESLAGEVLSLPMSPQLQTAEVEHVVSEIIGFLKC is encoded by the coding sequence GTGAAGTCGATTCCATTTCTTGATCTTGGTCGGTTACATCAATCAATTCGTGGCCCTCTTGAAGAAGCCTACCGTCGGGTTATTGACTCGGGTTGGTTTATCATGGGGCCAGAGCTGGTCTCCTTTGAGGCAGAATTTGCGAACTATTCAGAGGTCAAGCATTGCATCGGTGTCGGCAATGGGCTGGAAGCGCTGCACCTTCTGCTGCGGGCTTATGACATTGGTCCTGGTGACGAAGTCATTGTGCCATCGAATACGTTTATTGCCACCTGGCTGGCTGTCACGGAATGTGGGGCAACCCCCGTGCCGGTAGAGCCCAGCATAGATACCCACAATATCGATCCAGCCCTGATTGCTAATTCAGTCACAAGCCGTACCCGAGCCATCATACCCGTACACCTATATGGCCAACCGGCAGACATGGATCCAATCAACGCAATTGCCGCCAATCACAGCCTGGTCGTGATAGAGGATGCAGCTCAGGCACAAGGGGCTCGTTACAAAGGTCGGCGCGCAGGATCTTTAGGTCATGCGGCTGCGACGAGCTTTTATCCAGGTAAAAATTTGGGTGCACTCGGCGATGGCGGCGCAGTGCTCACCAATGACAATGTGATAGCCGAAAAAGTCAAACAGCTGCGTAACTATGGATCAAAAGTGAAGTATCAGCACGACCTGGCCGGCTATAACAGCCGCCTGGACGAAATACAGGCAGCTTTTCTCCGTGTGAAACTGGCGGTTCTTGACGAATGGAATGCTCGCCGTCGGGAAGTAGCAGACGGGTATTCTAAGCTCTTGATTGACACCGATATCGTCACACCGATTGTGCCTCAATACGCTGAACCAGTTTGGCACCTTTACGTTATTCGCGGCAAACAACGTGACGCGTTGAAGCTCTATTTAGAACAGCAAGGTATATCTACAGTAATTCACTACCCAGTACCGCCGCATCGGCAAGCTTGCTATCAGGGCTTTCGAGGGCACAACTTGCCTATTACAGAATCGTTGGCAGGGGAGGTGCTGAGTTTACCAATGTCGCCACAACTTCAGACTGCCGAAGTCGAGCATGTTGTCAGTGAAATAATCGGTTTTCTAAAATGCTAG
- a CDS encoding Transport permease protein gives MKSNSRLFLEELYVARNVLLQLVSQQLILRYRRTALGYLWTLINPVLMMSIMAAVFSVLFKTDLKTFAVFLFAGMIPWSFFNSVVTQSSTSLINNEGLIKKIYLRKIIFPLSLACALLIDSMLSFLALFVIIIAIGGSVSWAITFIPVAYILLFFFSVGMGLVISVATVFFRDLQHLILIAMQGLFFLTPVLYKHDALAGKVAWLVGLNPVVPFIELFRSPLYLATLPSGNVVVRAALISLSAIGIGLFVFLRHEKEIVFRL, from the coding sequence ATGAAATCTAACTCGCGATTATTTTTAGAAGAACTGTATGTTGCACGCAATGTGCTGTTGCAACTCGTTTCTCAGCAATTGATACTGCGTTACAGACGTACAGCGCTAGGATATCTATGGACCCTTATCAACCCAGTACTGATGATGTCAATCATGGCGGCGGTCTTTTCCGTACTGTTTAAGACCGATCTAAAAACATTTGCGGTTTTTTTATTTGCAGGAATGATACCGTGGAGCTTCTTTAATTCCGTGGTAACGCAGTCAAGCACTTCCTTAATCAATAACGAAGGTCTTATCAAGAAAATTTATCTGCGCAAGATTATTTTTCCCTTAAGTCTCGCCTGCGCACTCTTAATAGACAGCATGCTCTCATTTTTGGCATTGTTTGTGATCATTATTGCTATTGGTGGCTCGGTGTCTTGGGCTATTACGTTCATTCCAGTCGCCTACATACTGTTGTTCTTTTTTTCAGTCGGTATGGGTCTGGTTATATCGGTGGCGACAGTGTTTTTTCGTGATCTCCAGCACCTCATTTTGATTGCCATGCAGGGGCTATTTTTCTTGACGCCGGTCTTGTACAAACATGATGCCCTCGCTGGAAAGGTCGCATGGCTGGTAGGCCTGAACCCGGTTGTGCCGTTCATTGAGCTTTTTAGGTCCCCTCTTTATCTGGCCACATTGCCAAGCGGAAACGTTGTCGTTCGGGCAGCCTTAATTTCACTGTCCGCCATCGGCATTGGTTTATTCGTTTTTCTCCGGCACGAGAAAGAAATTGTCTTTAGGTTGTGA
- a CDS encoding hypothetical protein (conserved protein of unknown function): MENRAIAARYTSRKMRKLEPHQTGADIVARLRNAWPGRIYTCHLKHRALVRWIVQWIWRNGYLNLVNLSAHLFLSKAKKWRSLIKLTDYVQKNETPTYKLADAMVVETPAPIVFPLCDQSVLVSPHGRYIFPEIFVTTVRGAMTYGGTNLILADNDVIRHDLFDFEHDYTSEELHGRTLIDPKSSRIRWLLHDQVPEPIPAAATFVDACASNYAHWMTEVLPRIAMFCAEDRFHGVPVVVNDGLHKNIMESLFLVVGAEREIITLPIGRALAVDELFLTSVTGYVPFDQRTAKRCGHSHGMFSPRALESLRNDMETFDQQVDDQGWPRKIFLRRNSGVRKLVNSDQLEQYMVSRGYVIIEPEKLTFLQQMQLFRNAKFIFAPTGAALSNAIFCRPGAQVAVLMARHKRMIYRYWHNMLTPIGISVGSVLGSIVENHDLGMHGDFAVDIVDVMNLLEVMENK; encoded by the coding sequence ATGGAGAATCGCGCGATCGCGGCTAGGTACACCTCGAGAAAGATGAGGAAGCTTGAACCTCATCAGACGGGGGCGGATATTGTTGCCAGATTGCGCAATGCATGGCCGGGTCGGATCTATACATGCCATTTGAAGCATCGCGCGCTTGTACGTTGGATCGTCCAGTGGATATGGCGCAATGGGTATCTTAACCTTGTGAATCTTTCTGCCCATCTGTTTCTTTCGAAAGCGAAGAAATGGCGTTCACTGATCAAGTTGACTGATTATGTGCAAAAAAATGAAACGCCGACGTACAAGTTGGCCGATGCTATGGTTGTCGAAACACCAGCACCAATCGTCTTCCCTTTATGCGATCAAAGTGTTCTGGTATCACCCCATGGTCGTTACATATTCCCTGAGATATTCGTTACTACCGTCAGAGGCGCGATGACTTACGGGGGGACGAATCTGATTCTGGCCGATAACGATGTCATTCGCCATGACCTATTTGATTTCGAGCATGATTACACCTCTGAAGAGCTCCATGGCCGCACACTCATCGACCCCAAGTCCAGTCGTATCCGGTGGTTGTTGCACGACCAAGTGCCGGAGCCTATCCCTGCGGCCGCGACCTTCGTCGATGCCTGCGCATCAAACTATGCCCATTGGATGACCGAGGTCTTGCCTCGAATTGCTATGTTTTGTGCCGAAGATCGGTTTCACGGTGTTCCTGTTGTGGTTAACGACGGACTCCACAAGAACATCATGGAGTCGCTGTTTCTGGTAGTAGGGGCTGAACGTGAGATCATTACCCTCCCGATTGGCAGAGCTCTGGCCGTCGACGAACTGTTTCTCACATCCGTGACCGGATATGTGCCTTTTGACCAGCGGACGGCTAAGCGTTGTGGCCACTCTCATGGTATGTTCAGTCCGCGGGCACTTGAGTCGCTTCGCAACGATATGGAGACATTTGATCAACAAGTCGATGATCAAGGCTGGCCAAGGAAGATTTTTCTCCGTCGCAACTCGGGTGTAAGGAAGCTCGTCAATTCGGATCAGCTCGAGCAGTACATGGTTTCTCGAGGATATGTAATTATCGAACCGGAGAAGTTGACGTTCTTGCAACAGATGCAATTGTTCAGAAACGCCAAATTTATATTCGCTCCTACGGGTGCGGCATTATCCAACGCTATTTTCTGCAGACCTGGAGCACAGGTTGCTGTTTTAATGGCAAGGCACAAGCGGATGATTTATCGGTATTGGCACAACATGTTAACTCCAATAGGTATTAGCGTTGGTTCCGTACTCGGCAGTATCGTCGAGAATCACGATCTTGGAATGCATGGTGACTTTGCGGTAGACATCGTCGACGTTATGAATTTATTGGAAGTGATGGAAAATAAATGA
- a CDS encoding TDP-4-oxo-6-deoxy-alpha-D-glucose-3,4-oxoisomeras e → MIEKCTIIQLPRINDPRGNLTFVESRRHIPFDIRRVYYLYDVPGGAERGGHAHKALHQLIIAMSGSFDIHLDDGHSKKTIHMNRSYYGLYVCPMIWRGIDNFSSGAVCMAMVSEYYDERDYYRDYDQFISDIQMRIK, encoded by the coding sequence ATGATTGAGAAGTGCACAATTATTCAGCTACCAAGAATCAATGATCCACGTGGCAATTTAACGTTCGTCGAATCGCGTCGCCATATTCCTTTCGATATTCGCCGTGTTTATTATCTTTATGATGTTCCAGGCGGTGCCGAGCGTGGCGGGCATGCGCATAAGGCTCTGCATCAACTAATCATTGCCATGTCAGGTTCATTTGATATTCATCTTGATGATGGACACTCGAAAAAGACCATACACATGAACCGGAGTTACTATGGTCTCTACGTGTGCCCTATGATCTGGCGGGGAATTGACAACTTCTCGTCCGGTGCGGTCTGCATGGCGATGGTCTCTGAATACTATGATGAGCGTGATTACTACCGCGACTACGACCAGTTTATCAGTGATATTCAGATGAGGATTAAGTGA
- a CDS encoding hypothetical protein (conserved protein of unknown function) — protein sequence MGEKFESVYALKERVPALIERGDLNRALVLIHDFVERIITEPLCTSQVFGSKELDRLCQHIGEENFIAVRREVTDTPPSQNSQPIVCYIVTKLQKSGGHTRVIADFIKARPEAKHVLLSTELEGESDADYLTNGSIRPDNLVIELAPKGSYHRKLTWLQKRLLEIHPVKVYLFNHHQDSVAVAAIQPDMGLDGSFYHHGDHHLCLGVYLFHLEHIDPHPMGYHNCRDALGISNSYVPLTVDDKGDRPADWSFLSDGMLTTCTAARSNKIEIPYFVSYVELMPKLLKATRGRHIHIGRLTPWALFNIRRELKRFGIQSERFIYTPWVPSVWKSLHDFRVDLYISSFPHGGALTLIEAMGAGVPVVLHRHLFSQVLSVIDLAYPEAFCWRYPEEFIDYCSGLKPQNLKEQSILGRRQYETFHKWETFKEAVADPRKMIAPSNLPTSFSPQPDEWACWMENQLSWERLANRGIYRLFKKIRAEFF from the coding sequence ATGGGGGAGAAATTTGAATCCGTATACGCATTGAAAGAACGCGTCCCCGCTTTAATAGAGAGAGGTGACCTTAATCGGGCGTTAGTATTGATCCATGATTTTGTGGAGCGCATCATTACGGAGCCTCTGTGTACATCACAGGTTTTTGGCTCCAAGGAGCTTGATCGCCTCTGCCAGCATATTGGAGAAGAAAATTTCATAGCAGTTCGACGAGAAGTCACTGATACACCCCCCAGCCAGAACAGCCAACCCATTGTCTGCTATATAGTTACCAAACTGCAAAAGTCGGGAGGCCATACCCGAGTTATCGCAGACTTCATCAAGGCCAGGCCAGAAGCTAAGCATGTACTATTGTCGACTGAGCTGGAAGGCGAATCAGATGCCGACTATCTGACGAATGGATCGATCAGACCTGACAACCTGGTTATTGAGTTGGCACCGAAAGGGAGCTATCACCGAAAGCTGACATGGCTGCAAAAACGCTTGCTGGAAATCCATCCGGTAAAGGTTTACCTGTTTAACCATCACCAGGACAGCGTGGCTGTTGCTGCAATTCAACCCGATATGGGGCTTGACGGCAGTTTTTATCACCACGGAGATCACCATTTATGTCTAGGTGTGTATCTGTTTCATCTCGAGCACATTGATCCTCATCCAATGGGGTACCATAATTGCCGTGATGCGCTAGGGATCAGTAATTCTTATGTTCCGCTCACTGTGGATGACAAGGGAGACCGTCCTGCTGATTGGTCGTTTCTTTCTGACGGGATGCTCACCACCTGTACCGCGGCCAGGTCAAACAAGATTGAAATCCCCTATTTCGTGAGCTATGTCGAGCTAATGCCCAAGCTGTTGAAGGCAACAAGGGGCAGGCACATTCATATTGGGCGATTGACTCCCTGGGCGCTTTTCAACATTCGGCGGGAGCTGAAGCGCTTTGGTATTCAGTCTGAACGCTTCATTTATACGCCGTGGGTTCCCAGCGTATGGAAGAGTCTTCATGATTTTCGAGTTGACTTGTATATTTCATCCTTCCCACATGGAGGAGCCTTGACGTTAATAGAAGCGATGGGGGCGGGAGTCCCTGTGGTCTTGCATAGGCATCTCTTTTCTCAAGTCTTGAGCGTGATTGACCTTGCCTACCCAGAAGCGTTCTGTTGGCGGTATCCAGAGGAGTTCATTGATTACTGCTCAGGATTAAAACCTCAAAATCTTAAAGAGCAGAGTATTCTAGGGCGTAGGCAATACGAAACATTTCACAAGTGGGAAACTTTTAAAGAAGCTGTCGCTGATCCGCGCAAGATGATTGCTCCCTCTAATCTGCCGACATCGTTTAGTCCGCAACCTGACGAATGGGCATGTTGGATGGAAAACCAGCTTTCTTGGGAGCGCCTCGCCAATCGCGGAATTTATCGCTTGTTTAAGAAAATCCGCGCTGAATTTTTTTAG